A stretch of Manis javanica isolate MJ-LG chromosome 1, MJ_LKY, whole genome shotgun sequence DNA encodes these proteins:
- the LOC108391685 gene encoding proton-coupled amino acid transporter 3 isoform X2 — protein sequence MMNAGLLVGGPVQWELGLPSLPRGRSYQPAGHQGPHRALHGHPVELCLSSKPETAKDFCELWRSHDIQPGSLPECLAEDPRSVGKVLPLKNQMKHPQQFSFVLYLGMSLVIILYICLGTLGYMKFGSDTQASITLNLPNCWLYQSVKLMYSLGIFFTCAPQFHVPTEIIIPFLISQVSESWALFVELYVHTALVCLTSKQCGNAS from the exons ATGATGAATGCCGGCTTGTTGGTAGGAGGACCTGTGCAATGGGAACTGGGTTTACCTAGTTTGCCTAGGG GTCGGTCCTATCAGCCTGCTGGCCATCAGGGTCCTCACCGTGCACTGCATGGTCATCCTGTTGAACTGTGCTTATCATCTAAGCCGGAG ACTGCAAAGGACTTTTGTGAACTATGGAGAAGCCATGACATACAGCCTGGAAGTCTGCCCGAATGCCTGGCTGAGGACCCACGCAGTGTGGGGAAG GTTCTGCCTCTCAAAAACCAGATGAAGCATCCACAgcagttttcatttgttctgtACTTGGGGATGTCCCTTGTCATCATCCTCTACATCTGCCTGGGGACACTGGGCTACATGAAGTTTGGGTCAGACACCCAGGCCAGCATCACCCTCAACTTGCCCAACTGCTG GCTGTACCAGTCAGTCAAGCTGATGTACTCTCTTGGCATCTTCTTCACCTGTGCTCCCCAGTTCCATGTCCCAACTGAGATCATCATCCCCTTCCTGATCTCACAGGTGTCAGAGAGCTGGGCACTGTTTGTAGAGCTGTATGTCCACACTGCCTTGGTCTGTCTGACCT CCAAGCAATGTGGTAATGCCAGCTAA
- the LOC108391685 gene encoding uncharacterized protein isoform X1 produces the protein MTVMMPHMCEALHDSKFIMSSPLLSLSHPWEGDVNLDPFIEMKHQHRAPGASPGHDECRLVGRSYQPAGHQGPHRALHGHPVELCLSSKPETAKDFCELWRSHDIQPGSLPECLAEDPRSVGKVLPLKNQMKHPQQFSFVLYLGMSLVIILYICLGTLGYMKFGSDTQASITLNLPNCWLYQSVKLMYSLGIFFTCAPQFHVPTEIIIPFLISQVSESWALFVELYVHTALVCLTSKQCGNAS, from the exons ATGACGGTGATGATGCCTCACATGTGTGAAGCACTTCATGATTCCAAGTTCATCATGTCATCCCCTCTTCTATCCTTATCACACCCCTGGGAG GGTGATGTAAACCTTGATCCATTTATTGAAATGAAACATCAGCACAGGGCTCCTGGGGCTTCCCCTGGCCATGATGAATGCCGGCTTGTTG GTCGGTCCTATCAGCCTGCTGGCCATCAGGGTCCTCACCGTGCACTGCATGGTCATCCTGTTGAACTGTGCTTATCATCTAAGCCGGAG ACTGCAAAGGACTTTTGTGAACTATGGAGAAGCCATGACATACAGCCTGGAAGTCTGCCCGAATGCCTGGCTGAGGACCCACGCAGTGTGGGGAAG GTTCTGCCTCTCAAAAACCAGATGAAGCATCCACAgcagttttcatttgttctgtACTTGGGGATGTCCCTTGTCATCATCCTCTACATCTGCCTGGGGACACTGGGCTACATGAAGTTTGGGTCAGACACCCAGGCCAGCATCACCCTCAACTTGCCCAACTGCTG GCTGTACCAGTCAGTCAAGCTGATGTACTCTCTTGGCATCTTCTTCACCTGTGCTCCCCAGTTCCATGTCCCAACTGAGATCATCATCCCCTTCCTGATCTCACAGGTGTCAGAGAGCTGGGCACTGTTTGTAGAGCTGTATGTCCACACTGCCTTGGTCTGTCTGACCT CCAAGCAATGTGGTAATGCCAGCTAA
- the LOC108391685 gene encoding proton-coupled amino acid transporter 3 isoform X3: protein MKHQHRAPGASPGHDECRLVGRSYQPAGHQGPHRALHGHPVELCLSSKPETAKDFCELWRSHDIQPGSLPECLAEDPRSVGKVLPLKNQMKHPQQFSFVLYLGMSLVIILYICLGTLGYMKFGSDTQASITLNLPNCWLYQSVKLMYSLGIFFTCAPQFHVPTEIIIPFLISQVSESWALFVELYVHTALVCLTSKQCGNAS from the exons ATGAAACATCAGCACAGGGCTCCTGGGGCTTCCCCTGGCCATGATGAATGCCGGCTTGTTG GTCGGTCCTATCAGCCTGCTGGCCATCAGGGTCCTCACCGTGCACTGCATGGTCATCCTGTTGAACTGTGCTTATCATCTAAGCCGGAG ACTGCAAAGGACTTTTGTGAACTATGGAGAAGCCATGACATACAGCCTGGAAGTCTGCCCGAATGCCTGGCTGAGGACCCACGCAGTGTGGGGAAG GTTCTGCCTCTCAAAAACCAGATGAAGCATCCACAgcagttttcatttgttctgtACTTGGGGATGTCCCTTGTCATCATCCTCTACATCTGCCTGGGGACACTGGGCTACATGAAGTTTGGGTCAGACACCCAGGCCAGCATCACCCTCAACTTGCCCAACTGCTG GCTGTACCAGTCAGTCAAGCTGATGTACTCTCTTGGCATCTTCTTCACCTGTGCTCCCCAGTTCCATGTCCCAACTGAGATCATCATCCCCTTCCTGATCTCACAGGTGTCAGAGAGCTGGGCACTGTTTGTAGAGCTGTATGTCCACACTGCCTTGGTCTGTCTGACCT CCAAGCAATGTGGTAATGCCAGCTAA